In Pseudophryne corroboree isolate aPseCor3 chromosome 3, aPseCor3.hap2, whole genome shotgun sequence, a genomic segment contains:
- the LOC135055573 gene encoding keratin, type I cytoskeletal 14-like has product MQNLNTRLAAYLEKVRQLEDSNSELEGKIRHWYETQKPQKIDNSNYYKTIQDLKDKINKVTLDNNHIKLGVENARLAADDFRVKYETELSMCQSVESDINELRKVLDDLTLDKASLESQLESLTEELAYLKKNHEEEMKCMQGVTSDVNVQLDAAPGGNILKILNDMRTEYEELAEKNRKKAEDEYNQKISDLHNEISSSSKQLQSGNSEVTELRRTMQTMEIDLQTQLSTINSLENTLAETEGRYCSQLAQIQGLVSNLEEQLSQLRFDMETQSREYKLLLDIKTRLENEIEMYRRLLDGEGGSNSSEWSSRRSTSAATVEDPKKSRLVTTIIEERVDGRLVSTKVDKIEQKL; this is encoded by the exons ATGCAGAACCTTAACACTCGCTTGGCTGCCTATCTGGAAAAGGTGCGTCAATTAGAAGATTCAAATTCAGAACTTGAAGGGAAAATCAGACATTGGTATGAAACTCAAAAACCCCAAAAAATTGACAACAGCAACTATTATAAGACCATTCAAGATCTAAAAGATAAG ATCAATAAAGTCACTTTGGATAATAATCATATCAAATTAGGAGTTGAGAATGCCAGACTGGCTGCGGACGATTTCAGAGTAAA GTACGAGACTGAGCTTAGCATGTGTCAAAGTGTGGAATCGGACATCAACGAATTACGAAAAGTTCTGGATGATCTGACTCTGGATAAAGCAAGTCTTGAAAGTCAGCTTGAGAGTCTGACAGAAGAACTTGCTTATCTCAAGAAAAACCATGAGGAG GAGATGAAGTGCATGCAAGGAGTTACTTCTGATGTCAATGTGCAGCTGGATGCTGCTCCAGGAGGCAACATCCTTAAAATCCTGAACGACATGAGAACTGAGTATGAAGAATTGGCAGAAAAGAATCGTAAGAAAGCAGAAGACGAATACAACCAAAAG ATCAGCGATCTGCACAATGAGATATCCAGTAGCAGCAAGCAGCTTCAATCGGGTAATTCTGAAGTCACCGAACTGAGACGTACTATGCAAACCATGGAGATAGACTTGCAAACACAACTTTCCACG ATAAATTCCCTGGAAAACACATTGGCTGAAACAGAAGGACGCTATTGCTCCCAGCTGGCTCAAATTCAGGGTTTGGTGAGCAATCTGGAGGAGCAGCTGTCTCAACTGCGGTTTGATATGGAGACTCAGTCTCGGGAGTACAAGCTGCTTCTGGACATTAAGACCAGGCTGGAAAATGAAATAGAGATGTACCGTCGCTTACTAGATGGAGAAGG tgGTTCAAACTCTAGTGAGTGGTCTTCTAGAAGGTCAACTTCAGCAGCAACAGTAGAAG